One region of Termitidicoccus mucosus genomic DNA includes:
- a CDS encoding LacI family DNA-binding transcriptional regulator, with protein MKDQRTTMADIARKCGVHVTTVSLALRNSPRLPEQTRLAIQDAARSLGYAPDPLLRALVSYRHNIADRRCPPTIAYITNWDTCWGWKTVTAHPNFYDGALRAADELGFKLEHFWMREPGLTHGRLSQILRARGINGIIIASHVREIDHALRLDWDHFSAVKIDYFPHEPALHNVTNNQCDIIRLAMRRVIAAGYRRIGFVMHRGWDHSVDHLWTAGYLCEQENLSPADRIPMHLFPGPEPVERWMNQSKSEVVPDLAEFRDWLEKHRPEIVISKGSFVLPHLRTLGLEIPRDIAFADVFLENFDGTVAGVRQNHETVGALALETLSGLLQHNKRGVPHIPKTTFVEGTWFDGATLPPFTARGASSSGVSGSRRSPRATARPRPARKTVSILNIE; from the coding sequence ATGAAAGATCAACGCACAACCATGGCCGACATCGCGCGCAAATGCGGCGTGCATGTCACCACCGTCTCGCTCGCCCTGCGCAACAGCCCGCGGCTGCCCGAACAGACTCGCCTGGCCATCCAGGATGCCGCCCGCAGCCTCGGTTACGCGCCCGACCCGCTGCTGCGCGCGCTGGTCTCCTACCGCCACAACATCGCCGACCGGCGCTGCCCGCCCACCATCGCCTATATCACCAACTGGGACACCTGCTGGGGCTGGAAAACCGTCACCGCGCATCCCAATTTCTATGACGGCGCGCTGCGGGCCGCGGACGAACTCGGTTTCAAGCTCGAGCATTTCTGGATGCGCGAGCCGGGCCTCACGCACGGGCGGCTCAGCCAGATCCTGCGGGCGCGCGGCATCAACGGCATCATCATCGCCTCGCACGTGCGCGAGATCGACCACGCCCTCCGCCTCGACTGGGATCACTTCAGCGCGGTCAAGATCGACTATTTCCCGCACGAGCCCGCGCTGCACAACGTCACCAACAACCAATGCGACATCATCCGCCTGGCCATGCGCCGGGTCATCGCCGCCGGCTACCGGCGCATCGGTTTCGTCATGCACCGGGGCTGGGACCACAGTGTCGATCATCTCTGGACCGCGGGCTATCTCTGCGAACAGGAAAATCTTTCGCCCGCCGATCGCATCCCGATGCACCTGTTTCCCGGCCCGGAGCCAGTCGAGCGCTGGATGAACCAGAGCAAAAGCGAGGTCGTGCCGGACCTGGCGGAATTTCGCGACTGGCTGGAAAAACACCGCCCCGAGATCGTCATCAGCAAAGGCTCCTTCGTGCTGCCGCACCTGAGGACGCTCGGTCTCGAAATCCCGCGCGACATCGCCTTTGCCGATGTTTTCCTTGAAAATTTCGACGGCACCGTCGCCGGTGTCCGCCAGAACCACGAGACCGTCGGCGCGCTCGCGCTTGAGACACTCTCGGGCCTGCTTCAGCACAACAAGCGCGGCGTGCCCCACATCCCCAAAACCACTTTCGTCGAGGGCACCTGGTTCGACGGCGCCACCCTCCCGCCTTTCACCGCGCGCGGCGCGTCCAGCTCCGGCGTGTCCGGCTCGCGCCGCTCCCCGCGCGCGACTGCGCGGCCTCGTCCGGCGAGGAAAACTGTGTCTATTCTAAATATAGAATAA
- the xylA gene encoding xylose isomerase: protein MKTKTTQSKRAARTTKSAGKTQSHFPGIPAIAYEGPRSDNPLAFKHYNPDELIGEHTMSEHLRFSIAYWHSFRGAGLDPFGAPTIRRAWDGGSDPVSVAKRRMDAAFEFFQKIRAPFWCWHDRDIAPEGATLAQSNKNLDTLVAHAKQLQRATGIRLLWGTANLFGHPRYMCGAATNPDAHVFAYAAAQVKKALECTLELGGENYVFWGGREGYETLLNTDLKREQAHLAAFLHLAVDHAKAIGFKGQFLIEPKPKEPTKHQYDFDVASGIAFLRTYGLEKHFKFNIETNHATLAGHTFPHEIEVAASAGLLGSIDANTGDTLLGWDTDQFNTDVRELTLAMLSILRAGGLGSGGLNFDAKLRRPSIDLEDLFYAHIGGMDAYALAFKLAKKILAEGKFERFVSERYSSYDSGYGRDIEQGKASFASLEKLVLTKLGEPAPRSGRQEYLENLVAQYLANGA from the coding sequence ATGAAAACCAAAACCACCCAGAGCAAGAGAGCCGCGCGGACGACCAAGTCCGCCGGCAAGACCCAGTCCCATTTTCCCGGCATTCCCGCGATCGCCTACGAGGGGCCGCGGAGCGACAATCCGCTGGCCTTCAAGCACTATAATCCCGACGAACTCATCGGCGAGCACACGATGAGCGAGCACCTGCGTTTTTCCATCGCCTACTGGCACTCCTTCCGCGGGGCGGGGCTGGACCCCTTCGGGGCGCCGACGATCCGGCGCGCGTGGGATGGCGGGAGCGATCCGGTGTCCGTCGCCAAACGGCGCATGGACGCGGCCTTCGAGTTTTTCCAGAAAATCCGCGCGCCGTTCTGGTGCTGGCACGACCGGGACATCGCGCCGGAGGGCGCGACGCTGGCGCAGTCCAACAAAAACCTCGACACGCTCGTGGCGCACGCGAAGCAGCTCCAGCGGGCCACCGGCATCCGGCTGCTGTGGGGCACGGCCAACCTCTTCGGGCATCCGCGCTACATGTGCGGTGCGGCCACCAACCCCGACGCGCACGTCTTCGCCTACGCCGCCGCACAGGTCAAAAAGGCGCTGGAGTGCACGCTGGAGCTCGGCGGCGAGAACTACGTATTCTGGGGCGGACGCGAAGGCTACGAGACGCTGCTCAACACCGACCTCAAGCGCGAGCAGGCGCACCTGGCCGCGTTTCTGCACCTGGCGGTGGATCACGCGAAAGCCATCGGCTTCAAGGGGCAGTTCCTGATCGAGCCCAAGCCCAAGGAGCCGACCAAGCACCAATACGACTTCGACGTGGCCAGCGGTATCGCCTTCCTGCGCACTTACGGCCTGGAAAAGCACTTCAAGTTCAACATCGAGACCAACCACGCCACGCTCGCGGGGCACACCTTCCCGCACGAGATCGAGGTGGCGGCGTCCGCGGGCCTGCTCGGGAGCATCGACGCGAACACGGGGGACACGCTGCTGGGCTGGGACACCGACCAGTTCAACACCGACGTGCGCGAGCTGACCTTGGCGATGCTCTCGATCCTGCGCGCCGGCGGCCTGGGCTCGGGCGGGCTGAACTTCGACGCGAAGCTCCGCCGCCCCTCGATCGATCTCGAAGACCTGTTTTATGCCCACATCGGGGGCATGGACGCCTACGCGCTGGCCTTCAAGCTGGCCAAAAAAATCCTCGCGGAGGGGAAATTCGAGCGCTTCGTGTCGGAGCGCTATTCCAGCTACGACAGCGGCTACGGCCGGGACATCGAGCAGGGCAAGGCCAGTTTTGCATCACTCGAAAAGCTCGTGCTGACCAAGCTCGGCGAACCGGCCCCGCGCTCGGGCAGACAAGAGTATCTGGAAAACCTCGTGGCCCAATATCTGGCCAACGGCGCCTGA
- the xylB gene encoding xylulokinase, translating into MIHIGIDSGTQSTKAVALDLERGQVVASARAPHALIPGLPPGHMEQHPRNWTIALDATLAELAARLGPARRRRVRSIGVSGQQHGFVPLDEEGRVIRPAKLWCDTSTTAECALLTKKLGGEKAVLRKTGVPFLPGYTAPKILWLKRREPANYRRLRHVLLPHDYLNFHLTGTYFMEPGDASGTALMDIRRRAWSREALQAIDKNLENFLPPLSPSDVPAGTLLPAHARRLGFPENVTVSAGGGDNMMGAVGTGNVSPGVVTASLGTSGTIFAHAGRPVVDPRGEIAAFCSSDGGWLPLLCTMNVTTVTEQIRALFKQDVRALDRAAAGAPAGSAGLLMLPYLAGERTPNLPHATGVLYGLSLATLNPAYLARAAMEGVTLNLNHGLRRLMALGIRPREIRLTGGGAKSGFWRQLMADIFDVPVVAMKEDEGAALGAALQSAWCVSRQQGAKETSLAELTGRCVKLDERTRAEPDRKNTALYQELQARHDALSQTLWPR; encoded by the coding sequence ATGATTCACATCGGCATTGATTCCGGCACGCAAAGCACGAAGGCCGTCGCGCTCGATCTCGAGCGCGGGCAGGTCGTCGCCAGCGCGCGGGCTCCGCACGCGCTCATCCCCGGCCTGCCGCCCGGCCACATGGAGCAGCACCCGCGCAACTGGACCATCGCGCTCGACGCCACCCTGGCCGAACTCGCGGCCAGGCTCGGCCCGGCGCGGCGCCGCCGGGTGCGCTCCATCGGGGTGTCCGGCCAGCAGCACGGCTTCGTGCCCCTCGACGAGGAGGGCCGCGTGATCCGCCCGGCCAAGCTCTGGTGCGACACCTCGACCACCGCCGAATGCGCGCTGCTCACCAAAAAGCTCGGCGGGGAAAAGGCCGTGCTGCGCAAGACCGGCGTGCCCTTCCTGCCCGGCTACACCGCCCCGAAAATCCTCTGGCTCAAACGCCGCGAGCCGGCGAACTACCGCCGGCTCCGCCACGTGCTGCTGCCCCATGACTACCTCAATTTCCACCTCACCGGGACGTATTTTATGGAGCCCGGCGATGCCTCCGGCACCGCGCTCATGGACATCCGCCGCCGCGCCTGGTCGCGCGAGGCGCTTCAGGCCATCGACAAAAACCTCGAAAATTTCCTTCCGCCCCTTTCGCCCTCCGACGTCCCCGCGGGCACGCTCCTGCCCGCCCACGCGCGTCGCCTCGGTTTCCCGGAAAACGTCACGGTGAGCGCCGGCGGCGGCGACAACATGATGGGGGCGGTCGGCACGGGCAACGTGTCGCCCGGCGTGGTCACGGCCAGCCTCGGCACCAGCGGGACGATCTTTGCGCATGCCGGCCGGCCGGTGGTGGACCCGCGCGGGGAGATCGCGGCCTTCTGCTCGTCGGACGGCGGGTGGCTGCCGTTGCTGTGCACGATGAACGTGACGACCGTCACCGAGCAAATCCGCGCGCTGTTCAAGCAGGACGTGCGCGCGCTGGACCGCGCCGCGGCCGGCGCGCCGGCCGGCAGTGCCGGCCTGCTCATGCTGCCCTACCTGGCGGGCGAACGCACGCCGAACCTCCCGCACGCCACCGGGGTGCTTTACGGGCTGAGCCTGGCCACGCTCAACCCTGCGTATCTGGCCCGTGCCGCGATGGAAGGGGTGACGCTCAACCTCAACCACGGCCTGCGCCGCCTCATGGCTCTCGGCATACGCCCGAGGGAGATCCGCCTGACCGGCGGCGGGGCGAAGTCGGGTTTCTGGAGGCAGCTCATGGCCGACATCTTCGACGTGCCGGTGGTGGCGATGAAGGAGGACGAGGGGGCCGCGCTAGGGGCGGCGTTGCAGTCGGCCTGGTGCGTGTCTCGGCAGCAAGGCGCGAAGGAAACCTCGCTGGCCGAGCTGACCGGACGGTGCGTGAAACTCGACGAGAGGACCCGGGCCGAACCCGACAGGAAAAACACCGCCTTGTATCAGGAGTTGCAGGCCCGCCACGACGCGCTCAGCCAAACCCTCTGGCCGCGCTGA
- a CDS encoding MFS transporter, which produces MKIKGLRWYIAGLLCLTAGLNYLDRQALSILIGTIQKDIPDITDAHYSIITSAFLASYTVMYAVSGLVIDKLGTRKALAWFVSGWSVASLLHAVARTAMQFSLFRFLLGATEAANFPAGIKAVSEWFPMRERALAIGIFNAGTAIGACIAAPIIVWMSLAMGWRMAFVISGGLGLVWLVLWLIFFKPPRNHPMLMEQELAVIESGQTAQEAVAMKKIPLISLLKMKEAWGCIVARMLTDPISYFLAFWVPKFLQDEHKFSLRELGIYSSIPFAALALGNIAGGAIPRWLIGGLGWDLNRSRKTVMAAATILIPLSFLLVVRVPSPVLAVTLLCVAMFSHAAWANMTLPAEVFPKHVVGTISGFGGAMGGLMGVLSQLAIGQVAKDAAACGTTPFMTIFTTGAILYPVAFIAVCLLVRRLGEVREVKV; this is translated from the coding sequence ATGAAAATAAAAGGACTGCGCTGGTATATTGCCGGACTCCTCTGCCTCACCGCGGGGCTTAACTACCTCGACCGGCAGGCGCTCTCGATACTCATCGGGACAATACAAAAGGATATTCCGGACATAACCGATGCGCATTACTCGATCATCACCTCCGCGTTTCTGGCGAGTTATACGGTCATGTATGCCGTGAGCGGCTTGGTGATCGACAAACTCGGCACGCGCAAGGCGCTCGCGTGGTTCGTCTCCGGCTGGTCCGTGGCGAGCCTTTTGCACGCGGTGGCGCGCACGGCGATGCAATTTTCCCTCTTCCGGTTCCTGCTCGGCGCGACGGAAGCGGCCAATTTTCCGGCGGGCATCAAAGCCGTGTCCGAATGGTTCCCCATGCGCGAACGCGCCCTCGCCATCGGCATTTTTAACGCGGGCACGGCCATCGGCGCGTGCATCGCGGCTCCCATCATCGTCTGGATGTCGCTCGCGATGGGCTGGCGCATGGCGTTTGTCATTTCCGGCGGACTCGGCCTGGTCTGGCTCGTTCTATGGCTGATATTCTTCAAGCCGCCGCGCAATCATCCGATGCTCATGGAACAGGAACTCGCGGTCATCGAAAGCGGACAAACCGCGCAGGAGGCGGTCGCGATGAAAAAAATCCCGCTTATCAGCCTGCTCAAAATGAAGGAGGCATGGGGCTGCATCGTGGCGCGCATGCTCACCGATCCGATCTCTTATTTTCTCGCGTTTTGGGTGCCGAAATTTTTGCAAGACGAGCACAAGTTCAGCCTCAGGGAGCTCGGCATTTACAGCAGCATTCCCTTCGCCGCGCTTGCGCTCGGCAACATCGCCGGCGGCGCGATTCCGCGCTGGCTGATCGGCGGGCTCGGATGGGATCTCAACCGCTCGCGCAAAACCGTGATGGCCGCCGCCACCATCCTCATACCGCTCAGTTTTCTTCTCGTCGTGCGCGTGCCAAGCCCTGTGCTCGCCGTGACGCTGCTCTGTGTCGCCATGTTCAGCCATGCCGCGTGGGCCAACATGACGCTTCCCGCCGAGGTTTTTCCGAAGCACGTGGTCGGCACGATTTCCGGCTTCGGCGGCGCGATGGGCGGGCTGATGGGCGTGCTCTCGCAACTCGCCATCGGCCAGGTTGCAAAGGACGCCGCCGCATGCGGCACCACGCCGTTCATGACGATTTTCACAACCGGCGCGATTCTATATCCGGTTGCCTTCATCGCCGTGTGCCTGCTGGTCCGCCGCCTGGGCGAGGTGCGCGAAGTGAAAGTGTGA
- a CDS encoding glucosamine-6-phosphate deaminase, producing MKKKTPATVYNTYGRLAVETHPTRAALGHAAGHAAAAAIRDAIGAQGRARVIFACAPSQDEFLGSLIESSRAGAAAFDWKKVTAFHMDDYVGLKATQPQSFRYYLNEHLLSRVKVGAFHPIQADAPDIAKACADYTRLLAEKPIDLVCMGIGENGHIAFNDPPVADFADPALIKQVELDRACRRQQVNDGCFSSLADVPKHALSLTVTVFRQARQLSIHAPGPLKAKAVRATVRGPISVKCPASILRLHPNATLHIDAVAAKLL from the coding sequence ATGAAGAAGAAAACACCCGCCACCGTCTACAACACCTACGGTCGCCTCGCCGTCGAGACGCACCCGACACGCGCCGCCCTGGGCCATGCCGCCGGCCATGCCGCCGCCGCCGCCATCCGCGATGCCATCGGCGCGCAAGGCCGCGCCCGTGTCATTTTCGCCTGCGCCCCCTCGCAAGACGAATTCCTGGGCTCGCTCATCGAGTCCTCGCGCGCCGGTGCCGCCGCCTTCGATTGGAAAAAAGTCACCGCCTTTCACATGGACGACTACGTCGGCCTCAAAGCCACGCAGCCGCAAAGCTTCCGTTATTACCTCAACGAACACCTCCTCAGCCGCGTCAAAGTCGGCGCGTTCCACCCCATCCAAGCCGACGCCCCCGACATCGCCAAAGCCTGCGCCGACTACACGCGCCTCCTTGCCGAGAAACCAATCGACCTCGTCTGCATGGGCATCGGCGAAAACGGACACATTGCCTTCAACGATCCTCCGGTGGCCGACTTCGCGGATCCCGCGCTTATCAAACAAGTCGAACTCGATCGCGCCTGCCGGCGGCAGCAAGTCAACGACGGCTGTTTTTCGTCCCTCGCCGACGTTCCCAAACACGCGCTGAGCCTCACCGTGACCGTTTTCCGGCAGGCCAGGCAGCTCAGCATCCACGCCCCCGGCCCGCTCAAGGCAAAAGCCGTCCGCGCCACCGTGCGCGGCCCGATCAGCGTCAAGTGCCCTGCGTCAATTCTGCGCCTGCACCCGAATGCCACGCTCCACATCGACGCAGTCGCCGCGAAACTGCTCTGA
- a CDS encoding N-acetylglucosamine-6-phosphate deacetylase: MNAKNSTDAGGGIFDFQVNGFAGVDYQRHELTAAQLRASIDALRAHGVAAIFLTLITDTIDRLAAQFTRIERYRAADPVLAQTIIGYHLEGPWLNPESGYRGAHPAAPMGAPSLADFARLQAAASGNIRLVTLAPEWPGSAAFIAELTRQGVHTSIGHSNASANDIDAAIQSGTRFCTHLGNGVALIQPRHDNIIQRLLSRDELTACFIPDGMHLPPFVLKNFVRAKPAGKILFTTDCMAAAGAPPGRHTLGSLEVDVGADNIAREPGGGFAGSTLTPDHGVELTARYLNLAPDVAHELWSAKAAAAFGIKLPA, translated from the coding sequence ATGAATGCAAAAAACAGCACGGATGCAGGCGGCGGAATTTTTGATTTTCAGGTCAACGGTTTCGCCGGCGTGGACTACCAGCGCCACGAACTCACCGCTGCGCAACTGCGCGCCTCCATCGATGCGCTTCGCGCCCATGGCGTCGCCGCGATTTTTCTCACGCTCATCACCGACACTATCGACCGCCTCGCGGCGCAATTTACACGCATCGAGCGTTACCGTGCAGCCGACCCCGTCCTCGCCCAAACCATCATCGGCTACCACCTCGAAGGCCCGTGGCTCAACCCCGAATCCGGCTACCGTGGCGCTCACCCCGCCGCACCCATGGGCGCACCCAGCCTCGCCGACTTCGCCCGTCTCCAAGCCGCCGCCAGCGGCAACATCCGTCTCGTTACGCTCGCCCCCGAATGGCCCGGCAGCGCCGCCTTCATCGCCGAACTCACACGGCAGGGCGTCCACACCTCCATCGGGCATAGCAACGCCAGCGCCAACGACATCGACGCCGCCATCCAGTCCGGCACACGCTTCTGCACGCACCTCGGCAATGGCGTCGCGCTCATACAACCCCGCCACGACAACATTATCCAGCGCCTCCTGTCGCGCGACGAGCTCACCGCCTGTTTCATCCCCGACGGCATGCACCTGCCCCCCTTCGTCCTGAAAAATTTCGTCCGTGCAAAACCCGCCGGCAAAATCCTTTTTACCACCGATTGCATGGCCGCCGCCGGCGCACCGCCTGGCCGCCACACACTCGGCTCTCTCGAAGTGGATGTGGGCGCGGACAACATCGCCCGCGAACCCGGCGGCGGCTTCGCTGGCTCCACGCTCACGCCCGATCACGGTGTCGAACTCACCGCCCGGTATCTCAATCTCGCACCCGACGTCGCACATGAACTCTGGTCTGCCAAGGCCGCCGCCGCCTTCGGCATAAAACTCCCCGCCTGA
- a CDS encoding family 20 glycosylhydrolase, which yields MRCAITLLLYIAAATLAHAAGFTTMMPKPFRLEQGAGRELLKPGLRVNIPAQSPARIREIAEVFAEELKEQTSLACKLVSSDAIESGAITLLLQTPSAPESCARESYSIEIDGRGIVVAAASAEGLLWGAQTLLQGIENENGKYHIRHAAINDQPARAWRGLMLDPARSFLDLAFIRRTIRVMSAYKMNVLHLHLIDDQSWAFESKAFPKCNRPGEKYYTQDELRELVRYAARYGVELLPELDFPGHSHAEVSAYPQLDCEGMAREMNDAILCAGKPFTWEFMEKVVAEVAAIFPSRYIHLGADEPFAIKRWKNCPDCQARMKSKGCDTIEAFYHTFVRDLDDISKRNGKQLIVWNEAIHPGVAPMPPKDIIIHAWQNHKNAQAMAAAGYTIINSSYAPLYLTSFGLRQGVALSAVKDWDATLFGAENPKPDAARVKYEKLPPRAMILGGQACMWATEQGLVEKRLYPRALCMAETLWAEGRAGDLADFEARWPAHESRLGRFGVSPEYKHPSMPLREDEKYRDFILTFELDTETTVDFSGITIRDDYKVRVTPPPGHILMRSLRDLKNWHIYELTARGPVVTLTIDGCMAWSVSDADARSGRIAVSRADGVKQYRNIAIRKLD from the coding sequence ATGCGATGCGCAATCACCCTCCTCCTGTATATTGCCGCCGCAACCCTCGCGCACGCGGCGGGCTTCACTACAATGATGCCCAAGCCCTTCCGCCTCGAACAAGGCGCGGGCCGCGAGCTGCTCAAACCCGGGCTGCGCGTGAACATCCCCGCGCAGTCTCCCGCCCGCATCCGCGAAATCGCCGAAGTTTTTGCGGAAGAGCTCAAGGAACAGACCTCGCTTGCCTGCAAGCTGGTGTCCTCCGACGCCATCGAATCTGGCGCGATCACGCTTCTGCTGCAAACGCCGTCTGCTCCGGAGTCATGCGCCCGGGAATCCTATTCAATCGAAATTGATGGGCGCGGCATCGTCGTGGCGGCGGCATCTGCGGAAGGTTTGCTTTGGGGCGCGCAGACACTTCTGCAAGGAATCGAAAACGAGAATGGGAAATATCATATCCGCCATGCCGCCATCAACGACCAGCCTGCGCGCGCCTGGCGGGGGCTTATGCTCGACCCGGCGCGCTCGTTTCTCGACCTCGCCTTCATCCGCCGCACGATTCGCGTGATGTCGGCCTATAAAATGAACGTCCTGCATCTGCACCTGATCGACGATCAGTCGTGGGCGTTCGAGTCGAAGGCGTTTCCGAAATGCAATCGCCCCGGCGAGAAGTATTACACGCAGGATGAATTGCGCGAACTCGTGAGATACGCCGCGCGTTATGGCGTGGAACTGCTGCCGGAGCTGGACTTTCCAGGCCATTCGCACGCGGAGGTCAGCGCATATCCGCAACTTGACTGCGAGGGGATGGCGCGCGAGATGAACGACGCCATTCTTTGCGCCGGGAAACCCTTCACCTGGGAATTCATGGAAAAGGTCGTCGCCGAGGTCGCCGCGATTTTCCCGTCGCGTTATATTCACTTGGGCGCCGACGAGCCTTTTGCCATCAAGCGCTGGAAAAACTGTCCTGATTGCCAGGCACGCATGAAGTCGAAAGGATGCGATACAATCGAGGCATTTTATCACACATTTGTCCGCGATCTGGATGACATTTCGAAACGCAACGGCAAACAGCTTATCGTTTGGAACGAAGCGATTCATCCGGGCGTCGCGCCCATGCCCCCGAAGGATATCATCATACACGCATGGCAAAACCATAAAAACGCGCAGGCGATGGCCGCGGCGGGTTATACAATCATCAATTCCTCCTATGCGCCGCTGTATTTGACATCGTTCGGACTGAGGCAGGGCGTGGCGCTCTCCGCCGTCAAGGACTGGGATGCCACGCTTTTCGGCGCTGAGAATCCGAAGCCCGATGCGGCCAGGGTGAAATATGAAAAATTGCCGCCGCGCGCCATGATTCTCGGCGGACAGGCCTGCATGTGGGCGACTGAACAAGGGCTTGTCGAAAAGCGTCTGTATCCCCGCGCGCTCTGCATGGCGGAGACGCTCTGGGCCGAGGGACGCGCCGGCGATCTGGCGGACTTCGAGGCGCGCTGGCCGGCGCACGAATCGAGGCTCGGCCGGTTTGGAGTGTCTCCCGAATATAAACATCCGTCCATGCCGTTGCGCGAAGATGAAAAATACCGCGACTTCATACTCACATTTGAACTTGATACGGAAACAACGGTTGATTTTTCCGGCATCACAATACGGGATGATTACAAAGTGCGCGTAACACCGCCGCCGGGACACATCCTGATGAGGTCCTTGCGTGATTTGAAGAACTGGCACATCTACGAACTCACCGCGCGCGGGCCTGTCGTCACGCTCACCATCGACGGCTGCATGGCGTGGTCTGTCAGCGATGCGGACGCGCGCAGCGGCCGCATCGCTGTGTCGCGGGCGGACGGCGTGAAACAATATAGAAATATCGCCATCAGAAAACTGGACTGA